The Candidatus Eisenbacteria bacterium genome has a segment encoding these proteins:
- a CDS encoding NCS1 family nucleobase:cation symporter-1 yields the protein MAASDAALSNPSDQLSNSDLAPVPASKRTWNWWHFCALWIGMSVCIPTYTMASGLIDSGMSWSQAMFTIFLGNTIVLLPMLLNAHAGARYGIPFPVFARASFGVLGANVPALLRALVACGWFGIQTWFGGAALWTLTKQLWPAAASLPNVLPAWFGLTTGEALGFIVFWLINVWFIVKGTESIKWLESVSAPFLIIVGLALLGWAYTRAGGFGPILSQPSRFPDFAAFWPVFLPSLTAMVGFWATLSLNIPDFTRYARSQRDQVVGQVLGLPPTMTLYAFIGVAVTSATVIIFPGGKVIWDPVELLGRIGGPFTVILAMVALSVATLTTNLAANVVSPANDFSNLAPRRISFRTGGLITAFLGLAMMPWKLLASSQGYIFTWLIGYSALLGPIGGILIADYFVLRGRELSLDDLYRRGGRYEYRGGVNPIALIALIVGIAPCVPGFLAQAFPSTFTSVAPLWKSLYSYAWFLGFAVAGLVYLVLTSLTRGSKPAHETGVA from the coding sequence ATGGCCGCTTCCGATGCCGCACTCTCGAATCCCAGCGATCAGCTCTCGAATTCCGATCTCGCCCCGGTCCCGGCCTCGAAGCGCACCTGGAACTGGTGGCACTTCTGTGCGCTGTGGATCGGGATGTCGGTGTGCATTCCGACCTACACCATGGCCTCGGGGCTCATCGATTCCGGCATGTCGTGGTCGCAGGCGATGTTCACGATCTTCCTCGGCAACACGATCGTGCTGCTGCCGATGCTGCTCAATGCCCATGCGGGCGCTCGCTACGGCATTCCGTTCCCGGTCTTCGCGCGCGCGAGTTTCGGCGTGCTGGGCGCGAACGTTCCGGCGTTGCTGCGAGCGCTGGTGGCGTGCGGGTGGTTCGGGATCCAGACCTGGTTCGGTGGCGCCGCCCTCTGGACCCTCACGAAGCAGCTGTGGCCGGCAGCCGCGAGCCTGCCGAATGTCCTGCCGGCCTGGTTCGGACTCACCACCGGCGAGGCGCTCGGCTTCATCGTGTTCTGGCTCATCAACGTGTGGTTCATCGTCAAGGGCACCGAGAGCATCAAGTGGCTCGAGTCGGTCTCGGCGCCGTTTCTCATCATCGTGGGACTGGCGTTGCTCGGCTGGGCTTACACGCGGGCAGGTGGATTCGGGCCGATCCTCTCTCAGCCGTCCCGGTTCCCGGACTTCGCCGCCTTCTGGCCGGTGTTCCTGCCGTCGCTGACCGCAATGGTCGGCTTCTGGGCGACGCTGTCGCTCAACATTCCGGACTTCACACGCTACGCCCGCTCTCAACGTGATCAGGTGGTCGGGCAGGTGCTCGGGCTACCCCCCACCATGACGCTCTACGCCTTCATCGGTGTGGCCGTCACTTCCGCGACGGTGATCATCTTTCCCGGCGGCAAGGTGATCTGGGACCCGGTCGAACTCCTTGGGCGGATCGGCGGTCCGTTCACCGTGATCCTCGCCATGGTCGCGTTGAGCGTTGCGACCCTCACCACCAATCTCGCCGCCAACGTCGTCTCGCCCGCCAACGACTTCAGCAACCTCGCACCGCGGCGCATTTCATTCCGGACCGGCGGACTCATCACCGCATTTCTCGGACTCGCGATGATGCCGTGGAAGCTGCTCGCGAGTTCGCAGGGCTATATCTTCACCTGGCTGATCGGCTACTCGGCGCTGCTCGGGCCGATCGGCGGCATTCTCATCGCCGACTACTTCGTACTGCGCGGACGTGAATTGTCGCTCGACGATCTTTACCGTCGCGGCGGCCGCTACGAGTATCGCGGCGGCGTGAACCCGATCGCGCTGATCGCGCTGATCGTCGGCATCGCCCCGTGCGTGCCCGGTTTTCTCGCACAGGCGTTCCCGAGTACGTTCACGAGCGTCGCGCCGTTGTGGAAGTCGCTCTACTCCTACGCATGGTTCCTCGGCTTCGCGGTCGCGGGGCTCGTCTATCTGGTGCTCACGAGCCTGACGCGCGGTTCGAAGCCCGCACACGAAACGGGAGTCGCATGA
- a CDS encoding tetratricopeptide repeat protein — MNDLDRPGDSPADAETMAGDATPTLSSHGKPPHHDSIRALPEHIGEYRILGILGQGGMGVVYEAEQPSPRRLVALKVVRGTEIVDDLRLKMFEREASTLARLDHPNIGKIYQSGRTPEGRHYFAMELVRGPSLGEWLTSRPANPDRTEIELRLRLFRQICDAVHYAHQRGVIHRDLKPSNLIVTDAPASATGSSPLNAMVRILDFGLARITEEDIGASQVTETGDIKGTLPYMAPEQARGESGAIDVRTDVYALGVILYEMLTRQRPYAVDATSLLSAVRVICEQAPRPLAEVWQSSLRLDPDLTTIVGAALEKEPDRRYASAAAFSDDVERFLTSQPIQARPASTMYQIKKLVARRKPLFATAAVALLLLVVAAIGLGVLYVRSVESERLARLEAATATRTSEFLVNLFEQANPEKTRGATLTARQVVDVGARQVRDELASEPAMQARMMGALGRVYLSLGIPDSALSMTDASVALRRKHLRAGDAEIAQGVAQQARVFEELGMVKESRAAYAEAVERYEALGASGTDGLIATLGNSSSALDDAGEYGEANRGLDRALSLLSQRRPPDEERLLNLLIGQANIRLHTRQTDSALTILDRALTLTRRLHGENHHLTGNVLTALFSANSQAKHLDRAREFAFAALKVHRAIYGEDHPKVARDLGNVAISFAEDAKGDEARPYFEQSIEVLIRVYGPNHPEVAQGWMNLGLLELQSGHVPRALELLQRSVSIHERVSASSPSLALSLYHLAAARSALGQHDQALRALLRVLAMDEKMHGPESADVSDDLEAVASVQRDLGLTAEATRNETRMNAIRAKLTKAGAGP, encoded by the coding sequence ATGAACGACCTGGACCGCCCCGGCGATTCTCCGGCCGACGCTGAAACGATGGCCGGAGACGCCACTCCGACTCTTAGCTCACACGGAAAGCCGCCGCACCACGACTCGATTCGCGCGCTCCCCGAGCACATCGGCGAGTATCGGATTCTCGGCATCCTCGGCCAGGGCGGCATGGGGGTGGTGTACGAGGCCGAGCAGCCCTCGCCCCGCCGGCTCGTGGCGCTCAAGGTGGTGCGCGGCACCGAGATCGTCGACGACCTGCGGCTCAAGATGTTCGAGCGCGAAGCCTCGACGCTCGCGCGGCTCGACCACCCGAACATCGGCAAGATCTATCAGTCGGGGCGCACCCCCGAAGGCCGCCACTACTTCGCGATGGAGCTGGTGCGCGGCCCGAGTCTCGGGGAGTGGCTCACGAGCCGCCCCGCCAATCCCGATCGCACCGAGATCGAGCTGCGTCTGCGGCTGTTCCGCCAGATCTGCGACGCGGTGCACTACGCGCATCAGCGCGGCGTCATCCACCGCGATCTCAAGCCTTCGAATCTGATCGTGACCGACGCACCCGCGTCCGCAACCGGCTCCTCACCTTTGAACGCGATGGTGCGCATTCTGGACTTCGGCCTCGCGCGCATCACCGAAGAAGACATCGGCGCCAGCCAGGTCACCGAAACCGGCGACATCAAGGGGACACTCCCCTACATGGCGCCCGAACAGGCGCGCGGCGAGTCGGGGGCGATCGACGTTCGCACCGACGTCTACGCGTTGGGCGTGATTCTCTACGAGATGCTCACCCGGCAACGGCCCTATGCCGTCGACGCGACCTCGCTGCTCTCGGCGGTGCGTGTGATCTGCGAGCAGGCTCCACGTCCGCTCGCCGAGGTGTGGCAGTCCTCGCTGCGGCTCGACCCCGATCTCACAACCATCGTCGGCGCCGCGCTCGAGAAAGAGCCCGATCGGCGCTATGCGAGCGCCGCCGCGTTCAGCGACGACGTCGAGCGCTTCCTCACCTCGCAGCCGATTCAGGCGCGCCCCGCGAGCACGATGTACCAGATCAAGAAGCTCGTGGCACGGCGTAAGCCGTTGTTCGCGACCGCCGCCGTCGCGCTGCTGCTGCTGGTGGTCGCGGCAATCGGGCTCGGTGTCCTCTACGTGCGCTCGGTCGAGTCCGAGCGACTCGCGCGCCTCGAAGCCGCGACCGCCACGCGCACCTCCGAATTCCTCGTCAATCTGTTCGAGCAGGCCAACCCCGAGAAGACGCGAGGCGCCACGCTCACCGCGCGCCAGGTCGTCGACGTGGGAGCCCGCCAGGTGCGCGATGAACTTGCGAGCGAACCCGCGATGCAGGCCCGCATGATGGGAGCACTCGGTCGTGTGTACCTGAGTCTCGGGATCCCCGACAGCGCGCTCAGCATGACCGACGCATCGGTGGCACTGAGGCGCAAGCACCTGCGGGCCGGCGATGCCGAGATCGCGCAGGGCGTCGCTCAGCAGGCGCGCGTGTTCGAAGAGCTCGGCATGGTCAAGGAGTCTCGAGCAGCCTACGCAGAAGCGGTGGAGCGCTACGAAGCACTCGGAGCGAGCGGGACGGATGGCCTGATCGCGACACTCGGCAACTCGAGCTCTGCACTCGACGATGCGGGCGAGTACGGCGAAGCGAACCGCGGCCTTGATCGCGCTCTGTCGCTGCTGTCCCAGCGGCGCCCGCCCGACGAGGAGCGGCTGCTCAATCTGCTCATCGGTCAGGCCAACATTCGCCTCCACACCCGCCAGACCGACTCGGCGCTCACGATCCTCGATCGCGCGCTGACCCTGACGCGTCGGCTCCACGGTGAGAATCACCATCTGACCGGCAATGTGCTGACCGCGCTCTTCAGCGCGAATTCCCAGGCCAAGCACCTCGATCGCGCGCGCGAGTTCGCATTCGCCGCGCTGAAGGTTCACCGGGCGATCTACGGCGAGGACCATCCGAAGGTCGCCAGGGACCTCGGCAACGTCGCGATCAGCTTCGCAGAGGATGCGAAAGGCGATGAGGCGCGACCCTATTTCGAGCAGTCGATCGAGGTTCTGATCCGCGTCTATGGGCCGAATCATCCCGAGGTCGCGCAGGGCTGGATGAACCTGGGGTTGCTCGAATTGCAGTCGGGCCACGTGCCGCGCGCGCTCGAGCTGCTGCAACGCTCGGTGAGCATTCACGAACGAGTCTCGGCCTCGAGCCCGTCCCTGGCGCTCTCGCTCTATCACCTCGCGGCAGCCCGCTCCGCGCTGGGCCAGCACGACCAGGCGCTCCGGGCGCTCCTGCGCGTGCTGGCGATGGACGAGAAGATGCACGGTCCGGAATCGGCCGACGTATCGGACGACCTCGAAGCCGTCGCCTCCGTCCAGCGCGATCTGGGCCTCACCGCTGAGGCCACGCGAAACGAGACGCGCATGAACGCGATTCGAGCGAAGCTGACCAAAGCCGGCGCGGGCCCGTAG
- a CDS encoding protein kinase: MNPDDLRLEELTSRLMDGEAVDWDAAESELKRSDSTASVRALREVSRIAQFNRTLQRERGAIPARHAPPVASLEPARWGSLLLLERVGVGANGEVWRAWDPRLQREVALKFLQPKGAWPAADAAASPLLEEARALARVRHANVVAVHGIGDADGRVGMWMEFLGGTTLEKAIQRLGKLPVAEVIRIGRDLARALGAVHAAGLIHRDLKPANVVIERDARVVLTDFGLGQQVALAAADPVRDSGTPMFMAPERLDGDAATVRSDLYALGMTMWCALTGAHPFTATTLAELEVEARRGPARSLTALRSDVPASLARAIERAIAPSAESRFADAEAFAQALEAIDTSAVARPAVSRAPLGRWLAAAAVLVVLAGTWFVWQGRAGRQASVASTGTSQAPSLAAQNPAADAAIAAYDVEASFVRRGAEGDERLATGDRVGPGDRLSLEFRSTRAVHVYVLNEDERGESYLLFPQPLFDRGNPIPENAAVVLPGTVGGRENAWTVTSRGGREHFLVIASPKPVAEIEAELSKLPAPRAGHPIEYAAIAPATVERLRGVGGVAAMPRDSGPRRAGAFDRFAALAGREIGVRGVWVRSVTLTNPVR; the protein is encoded by the coding sequence ATGAATCCTGACGACCTGCGCCTCGAGGAACTGACCTCGCGCCTGATGGATGGAGAAGCCGTCGACTGGGATGCCGCCGAGTCCGAATTGAAGCGCAGCGACTCGACCGCGAGCGTGCGCGCCCTGCGCGAGGTGTCGCGGATCGCGCAGTTCAACCGAACGCTGCAGCGCGAGCGCGGAGCGATCCCGGCGCGCCACGCGCCGCCGGTCGCGAGCCTCGAGCCCGCGCGCTGGGGGAGCCTGCTGCTGCTCGAGCGGGTGGGCGTCGGCGCCAACGGTGAAGTGTGGCGCGCGTGGGATCCGCGACTTCAGCGCGAAGTGGCGCTCAAGTTCCTGCAGCCCAAAGGCGCCTGGCCCGCGGCCGATGCCGCCGCCTCGCCGCTGCTCGAGGAGGCGCGAGCGCTGGCGCGGGTGCGGCACGCCAACGTGGTCGCGGTCCACGGCATCGGCGATGCCGACGGCCGGGTCGGCATGTGGATGGAGTTCCTCGGCGGCACGACGCTCGAGAAGGCGATCCAGCGACTCGGCAAGTTGCCGGTCGCCGAAGTGATTCGCATCGGTCGCGACCTTGCGCGGGCACTCGGTGCGGTGCATGCGGCAGGACTCATTCACCGCGATCTCAAGCCCGCCAACGTGGTGATCGAGCGCGACGCCCGCGTGGTGCTCACCGACTTCGGACTCGGCCAGCAGGTCGCGCTGGCCGCTGCCGACCCGGTGCGCGATTCCGGCACCCCCATGTTCATGGCCCCGGAACGCCTCGACGGAGATGCGGCGACCGTGCGCTCCGACCTCTACGCGCTTGGCATGACGATGTGGTGCGCACTCACGGGCGCGCACCCGTTCACGGCGACGACGCTTGCGGAGCTGGAAGTCGAAGCGCGACGCGGGCCTGCGCGCTCGCTCACCGCGCTGCGCTCCGACGTGCCCGCGTCACTGGCACGCGCCATCGAGCGCGCGATCGCTCCGAGCGCCGAGTCGCGTTTCGCAGATGCCGAGGCGTTTGCGCAGGCGCTCGAAGCGATCGACACGAGTGCGGTCGCCAGGCCCGCAGTGAGCCGAGCCCCGCTCGGCCGCTGGCTCGCCGCCGCCGCGGTGCTCGTGGTGCTCGCGGGGACCTGGTTCGTGTGGCAGGGCCGGGCGGGGCGCCAGGCTTCGGTCGCGTCGACCGGGACTTCGCAGGCTCCTTCGCTGGCAGCGCAGAACCCGGCGGCGGATGCCGCGATCGCGGCCTACGATGTCGAGGCCAGCTTCGTGCGGCGTGGTGCAGAGGGCGACGAACGGCTTGCGACCGGCGATCGCGTGGGGCCCGGCGACCGGCTGTCGCTCGAGTTCCGCTCGACGCGAGCCGTGCACGTCTATGTGTTGAACGAAGACGAGCGCGGCGAGTCGTACCTGCTGTTCCCGCAGCCGCTGTTCGATCGCGGCAATCCGATCCCCGAGAACGCGGCGGTGGTGCTGCCCGGCACCGTCGGCGGTCGTGAGAACGCGTGGACCGTGACGAGCCGTGGCGGTCGCGAGCACTTCCTGGTGATCGCGAGCCCCAAACCGGTCGCCGAGATCGAGGCCGAGCTGAGCAAGCTGCCGGCGCCGCGCGCCGGGCATCCGATCGAGTACGCGGCGATCGCGCCTGCCACCGTCGAACGCCTGCGAGGGGTCGGCGGGGTGGCCGCGATGCCGCGCGACAGCGGACCGCGCCGGGCGGGGGCATTCGATCGTTTCGCCGCACTCGCGGGACGCGAGATCGGCGTGCGCGGGGTGTGGGTGCGCAGCGTGACGCTGACGAATCCGGTTCGCTAG
- a CDS encoding RNA polymerase sigma factor: MPNPPESNSARANAASDLLLTVELLRRAKQGDRPSLEALSARYLPRLQRWASGRLPNYARSLFDTSDLVQETLLKALEGLDGIEVRGPGGFQAYVRQAVLNRIRDQIRWARRRPGPEGVPEDLTDRAPSPLEHAIGADVLERYESALARLSEDEQRLLHLRIELDFDYEEIAGMTERPSRDAARMAVQRALRRLAEAMSHES; encoded by the coding sequence ATGCCGAACCCACCCGAGTCCAATTCCGCTCGAGCGAATGCTGCTTCCGACCTGCTGCTCACCGTCGAGTTGCTGCGTCGCGCGAAGCAGGGCGATCGACCCTCGCTGGAGGCCCTCAGCGCTCGCTACCTTCCGCGACTTCAGCGCTGGGCGAGCGGCCGACTTCCCAACTACGCTCGTTCGCTCTTCGACACCTCGGACCTGGTCCAGGAAACCCTGCTCAAAGCGCTCGAGGGGCTGGATGGAATCGAGGTCCGTGGGCCGGGCGGTTTTCAGGCTTACGTTCGCCAGGCGGTGCTCAACCGCATCCGCGATCAGATTCGCTGGGCGCGACGTCGACCGGGCCCCGAAGGGGTCCCCGAAGACCTCACCGACCGCGCGCCCTCGCCGCTCGAACATGCGATCGGCGCCGACGTGCTGGAGCGCTACGAATCCGCGCTCGCGCGACTCAGCGAAGACGAGCAGCGGCTTCTCCACCTTCGCATCGAGCTGGACTTCGACTACGAGGAGATCGCGGGCATGACGGAGCGACCGAGCAGGGATGCCGCTCGCATGGCCGTTCAACGCGCACTGCGCCGACTGGCGGAGGCCATGAGCCATGAATCCTGA
- a CDS encoding FAD:protein FMN transferase has translation MIGHGRLGVLALVGAAALALASLAAPALTQPPETRSVAYRTRTMGTYAQVVIVTGDSVATAAIAVEAQAALMRVDSLMSNWTQTSEVARINRVAARETTQVEPEVARVLDMALRCWREGERTFDITVEPLVRAWGFIGGPKRVPSDEAVRTAFASVGSQRLEWDSTRRTLHFSQPGVKIDLGGIAKGYGVDAAAARLSARGVVNALVDLSGNMFALGAPPGAESWRIGVRDPRDRVPSLGRVPLTGRGIATSGKYEQFVAANGKTYGHIIDPRDGQPADGVIAVTVLAPTAMEADAWGKVFFVLGPRDAKRKARERTDLDVMFVSPGRAAPDTLWIESTLQNRFVLEPSARGLIVVEYF, from the coding sequence GTGATCGGCCACGGAAGGCTGGGAGTTCTAGCGCTCGTGGGAGCGGCCGCGCTCGCACTTGCGAGCCTCGCAGCCCCGGCGCTCACTCAGCCACCCGAGACGCGCAGCGTCGCCTACCGCACGCGCACCATGGGCACCTATGCCCAGGTGGTGATCGTGACCGGCGACTCGGTCGCGACCGCCGCGATCGCGGTCGAGGCGCAGGCCGCCCTGATGCGCGTCGACTCCCTGATGAGCAACTGGACGCAGACCAGCGAGGTGGCGCGCATCAATCGAGTCGCTGCCCGGGAGACCACGCAGGTCGAGCCCGAGGTCGCACGCGTGCTCGACATGGCGCTGCGCTGCTGGCGCGAGGGCGAGCGCACGTTTGACATCACGGTCGAACCGCTGGTGCGGGCCTGGGGTTTCATCGGCGGTCCCAAACGCGTCCCGAGCGATGAAGCGGTGCGCACCGCATTCGCGAGCGTCGGCAGTCAGCGGCTCGAATGGGATTCAACGCGACGCACGCTTCACTTTTCGCAGCCGGGGGTGAAGATCGACCTCGGTGGGATCGCCAAGGGCTATGGCGTCGACGCGGCGGCGGCGCGGCTGAGCGCGCGAGGCGTGGTCAACGCGCTCGTGGATCTGTCCGGCAACATGTTCGCGCTCGGAGCACCTCCAGGCGCCGAGTCCTGGCGCATCGGCGTGCGCGATCCGCGCGACCGCGTGCCCTCGCTCGGACGCGTGCCGTTGACCGGCCGGGGAATCGCCACCTCCGGCAAGTACGAACAGTTCGTAGCCGCCAACGGAAAGACCTACGGGCACATCATCGACCCGCGGGACGGGCAGCCGGCCGACGGCGTGATCGCGGTCACGGTGCTCGCGCCCACTGCCATGGAGGCCGACGCGTGGGGCAAGGTGTTCTTCGTGCTCGGGCCACGCGATGCAAAACGCAAGGCGCGCGAGCGCACTGATCTCGATGTGATGTTCGTCTCGCCCGGTCGCGCGGCACCCGACACGTTGTGGATCGAGTCGACGCTCCAGAATCGTTTCGTTCTCGAACCGTCGGCCAGGGGATTGATCGTCGTCGAGTATTTTTGA